One part of the Methylobacterium terrae genome encodes these proteins:
- a CDS encoding NAD(P)/FAD-dependent oxidoreductase, whose protein sequence is MEHLSVDVAIIGGGTAACATAVALREAGLTVALLEKRLCGAGASGVNFGGVRQQGRDFVELPLSRRSRILWDGLNAKLGEDVGFEATGHIKLARSEADMAVLEAYARDAAEHGLDLQLLGANALRAEMPWLGPAVVGASLSPTDGQANPRVVGPAFARLARRLGAEVREHAPVHHAARDGAGFTVEAEGVTVRSRSLVNAAGAYGGAVAGWFGEAAPVAPLSPNMVVTEPLPHLVTRSIGVVGGDVYVRQTRRGNVVLGGGRGTADSADGLARPVSATSLGAGAKTLTLIPDLAHAQVIRSWSGLDGEMPDHIPVIGPSSTTPGLVHAFGFSGHGFQLGPVMGEILAELVTTGRSASPLHPFRIERFADWRGPFRSEGEIEH, encoded by the coding sequence ATGGAGCATCTCAGCGTCGACGTCGCGATCATCGGCGGCGGCACCGCGGCCTGCGCCACGGCCGTGGCCCTGCGGGAGGCCGGCCTCACCGTCGCGTTGCTGGAGAAGCGCCTGTGCGGCGCGGGCGCCAGCGGGGTGAATTTCGGCGGCGTGCGCCAGCAGGGCCGCGATTTCGTGGAACTACCGCTGTCGCGGCGCTCGCGGATCCTCTGGGACGGCCTGAACGCCAAGCTTGGCGAGGATGTCGGGTTCGAGGCGACCGGCCACATCAAGCTCGCCCGGTCCGAGGCCGACATGGCGGTGCTGGAAGCCTACGCCCGCGACGCGGCGGAGCACGGGCTCGACCTCCAGCTCCTCGGGGCGAACGCGCTCCGGGCCGAGATGCCGTGGCTCGGCCCGGCCGTGGTGGGCGCCTCGCTGTCGCCGACCGACGGCCAGGCCAATCCGCGGGTGGTGGGGCCGGCCTTCGCGCGGCTCGCCCGGCGGCTGGGCGCCGAGGTGCGCGAGCACGCCCCGGTGCATCATGCGGCCCGCGACGGCGCCGGCTTCACGGTCGAGGCCGAGGGCGTGACGGTGCGGAGCCGCAGCCTCGTCAACGCCGCCGGCGCCTATGGCGGCGCGGTGGCGGGCTGGTTCGGCGAGGCGGCGCCGGTGGCGCCCCTCTCCCCCAACATGGTGGTGACCGAGCCGCTGCCCCACCTCGTCACCCGCTCGATCGGGGTCGTCGGCGGCGACGTCTACGTGCGCCAGACCCGGCGCGGCAACGTGGTGCTGGGGGGCGGGCGTGGCACGGCGGACAGCGCCGACGGCCTCGCCCGGCCGGTCTCGGCGACCTCGCTCGGCGCTGGCGCCAAGACCCTGACGCTGATCCCGGACCTCGCCCACGCCCAGGTCATCCGCAGCTGGAGCGGCCTCGACGGCGAGATGCCGGACCACATCCCGGTCATCGGGCCGTCCTCGACCACGCCCGGCCTGGTTCATGCCTTCGGCTTCTCCGGCCACGGTTTCCAGCTCGGCCCGGTCATGGGCGAGATCCTGGCGGAGCTCGTGACGACGGGGCGCTCCGCCTCACCTCTCCATCCGTTCCGGATCGAGCGCTTCGCCGATTGGCGGGGTCCGTTCCGGTCGGAGGGCGAGATCGAGCACTGA
- a CDS encoding IclR family transcriptional regulator produces the protein MKDPYDRLEPKSSERSGPARIAGLLRHLGEAGTGGARLSALAEASGLPAPTALRLLRALVAEDLVDLDPATKTYRLGLGLFRLAAKAGNPLGLRDLARPALLRLTGALGETVFLLVRNGYDAVCIDRTAGPLPIRSFTGDIGGRVMLGLGQGSMAILAHLPADEQEAVIRYNLPRMREVTSLDEAFLHTEIARTRHLGYCAAASGLIPGMAGLGVPILDADGRAVAALSVGSTVDRLGGERREAIAGMLRREATGIAARLNPFDETLRRAGAAMERPSP, from the coding sequence ATGAAAGACCCGTATGACCGGCTCGAACCGAAATCGAGCGAGAGATCCGGGCCGGCCCGGATCGCCGGGCTGCTGCGTCATCTCGGCGAGGCGGGCACCGGCGGCGCGCGCCTGAGCGCCCTCGCCGAGGCGTCGGGCCTTCCGGCGCCCACGGCCCTGCGGTTGCTGCGGGCACTCGTCGCCGAGGACCTCGTCGATCTCGATCCGGCGACGAAGACCTACCGGCTCGGCCTCGGGCTGTTCCGTCTCGCCGCCAAGGCGGGCAATCCGCTCGGCCTGCGCGATCTCGCCCGCCCGGCGCTGCTGCGCCTGACCGGAGCGCTCGGCGAGACGGTGTTCCTGCTCGTGCGCAACGGCTACGACGCGGTCTGCATCGACCGCACGGCCGGGCCGCTGCCGATCCGCTCCTTCACGGGCGATATCGGCGGCCGGGTGATGCTCGGTCTCGGCCAGGGGTCGATGGCGATCCTGGCGCACCTGCCGGCGGACGAGCAGGAGGCGGTGATCCGCTACAACCTCCCCCGGATGCGCGAGGTGACGAGCCTCGACGAGGCGTTCCTGCACACCGAGATCGCCCGCACCCGCCATCTCGGCTACTGCGCCGCGGCGTCCGGCCTGATCCCCGGCATGGCCGGGCTCGGTGTGCCGATCCTCGACGCGGACGGGCGGGCGGTCGCGGCGCTCAGCGTCGGCAGCACGGTCGACCGCCTCGGCGGCGAACGCCGCGAGGCCATCGCCGGGATGCTGCGGCGCGAGGCCACCGGGATCGCCGCGCGCCTGAACCCGTTCGACGAAACCCTGCGGCGGGCCGGTGCCGCGATGGAACGCCCGTCGCCGTGA
- a CDS encoding NAD(P)/FAD-dependent oxidoreductase, which yields MPEPVVAIVGAGPAGLRAAEVLAKAGLRPLLVDEGHRAGGQIYRRPPPGAERPAAELYGFEAGRARALHALADALAPRLDYRPGTMVWAIAAREPAGFDLDCLGSEGRERISVDRLVLATGAMDRSLPVPGWTLPGVFTLGAAQIALKAQGMAIGRRVALVGAGPLLPLVAHQYAKAGATLAAVLDVTPLAPKVRAAPRLAAVPTTLAKGLWYTLRGALGGTPVRSGIRAVAVEGARHVEALAWEDARGRRHTIPCDAVGVSFGLRSEAQAADLAGCRFVFEPVTRQWQPERSAEGRASHPHVYLAGDGSGIGGADVAELQGERTALALLADLGRPRDAAREARLDRRLARQARFRAALEAAYPYPHHLVDGIADDEIVCRCEGITAGAIRRTAAERDAREVNRLKALTRTGMGRCQGRVCGHAAAEILARALDVPVEAVGRLRGQAPIKPIPLREPA from the coding sequence ATGCCTGAGCCCGTCGTTGCGATCGTCGGCGCGGGACCGGCCGGACTGCGTGCGGCCGAAGTCCTGGCGAAAGCGGGTTTGCGCCCGCTCCTCGTCGACGAGGGGCACCGCGCCGGCGGGCAGATCTATCGGCGTCCGCCGCCCGGTGCCGAGCGGCCGGCGGCGGAGCTCTACGGTTTCGAGGCCGGACGGGCCCGCGCGCTCCACGCCCTCGCCGACGCGCTGGCGCCGCGGCTCGATTACCGGCCCGGGACGATGGTGTGGGCGATCGCCGCGCGCGAGCCCGCGGGCTTCGACCTCGACTGCCTCGGATCGGAGGGCCGCGAGCGGATCTCCGTCGATCGCCTGGTGCTCGCCACCGGCGCCATGGACCGGAGCCTGCCGGTCCCGGGCTGGACGTTGCCGGGCGTGTTCACCCTCGGGGCGGCGCAGATCGCCCTCAAGGCGCAGGGCATGGCGATCGGCCGGCGCGTCGCGCTCGTCGGGGCCGGGCCGCTCCTGCCGCTGGTCGCGCACCAATACGCGAAGGCCGGAGCGACGCTCGCCGCTGTGCTCGACGTCACGCCGCTCGCGCCGAAGGTGAGGGCGGCGCCTCGCCTCGCCGCCGTGCCGACGACCCTGGCCAAGGGCCTCTGGTACACGCTGCGGGGCGCGTTGGGGGGTACGCCCGTGCGCTCCGGTATCCGCGCCGTCGCGGTCGAGGGCGCGCGCCACGTCGAGGCGCTGGCCTGGGAGGATGCCCGCGGGCGCCGGCACACGATTCCATGCGACGCGGTCGGGGTCTCGTTCGGGCTGCGCAGCGAGGCGCAAGCCGCGGACCTCGCCGGCTGCCGCTTCGTGTTCGAGCCCGTGACGCGGCAATGGCAGCCGGAGCGCTCGGCGGAGGGCCGCGCCTCGCATCCGCACGTCTACCTGGCCGGCGACGGCAGCGGGATCGGCGGGGCCGACGTGGCCGAGCTGCAGGGCGAGCGCACGGCGCTGGCGCTGCTCGCCGATCTCGGCCGGCCCCGGGACGCCGCGCGGGAGGCCCGGCTCGACCGGCGGCTCGCCCGGCAGGCCCGGTTCCGCGCGGCGCTCGAGGCCGCCTACCCCTATCCGCACCACCTCGTGGACGGAATCGCCGACGACGAGATCGTCTGCCGCTGCGAGGGCATCACCGCGGGCGCGATCCGGCGGACCGCCGCCGAGCGGGATGCCCGCGAGGTCAACCGCCTGAAGGCCCTGACCCGGACCGGGATGGGCCGCTGCCAGGGCCGGGTCTGCGGCCACGCCGCCGCGGAGATCCTGGCTCGGGCCCTCGACGTGCCGGTCGAAGCGGTCGGGCGGCTGCGCGGGCAGGCGCCGATCAAGCCGATCCCGCTGCGGGAGCCGGCGTGA
- a CDS encoding ABC transporter substrate-binding protein → MRRFLFAAAALLAAGPALAQGTNTQVSKTLTIGMAAADISQLDPFRATSTQDKPVVSWIFNGLVRFKPGSTSLETLEPDLAESWVRSEDGRTWTFSLRKGVKFHGGYGEMTADDVVFSLKRAADPKSSSFATDYAAFDTIEAVDPYTVRITLKHPVPSLLGLVANYHGGNVLSRKAVEALGNDFRLKPVGTGPFAFAEYKPNESVRLTANPDYFRGKPKLGGILYRLIPADAARDLAFTSGELDVVYGRQDQRWAERFGREADVSVDIVRPAELALLHLNISHKPLDDVRVRRAVAHAISQAQIVQFKGASVTEPAVSIIPKGYLGTDDKAPLPPYDPAKAKALLAEAGHPNGISITAVQTSLPTMLTAMQIVQGQLKKAGIELKLDVVDHQTYHAQIRKDLSDVVYYAAARFPVADTYLTQFFDSASTVGTPTAVTNFSHCNAADAEIRAARTEPDPEKQKALWKAAQAKIIEQVCAVPLSEGLQVWAHKKTVDYGYDFKGAIHLGPVITEATDKK, encoded by the coding sequence ATGAGACGCTTCCTCTTCGCAGCGGCCGCCCTGCTCGCCGCCGGACCGGCCCTCGCGCAAGGCACCAACACGCAGGTCTCCAAGACGCTGACGATCGGCATGGCGGCGGCCGACATCAGCCAGCTCGATCCGTTCCGCGCCACCAGCACCCAGGACAAGCCGGTGGTGTCGTGGATCTTCAACGGGCTCGTGCGGTTCAAGCCCGGCTCGACCAGCCTCGAGACCCTGGAGCCGGACCTCGCCGAATCCTGGGTCCGCTCGGAGGACGGCCGTACCTGGACCTTCTCCTTGCGCAAGGGCGTGAAGTTCCACGGCGGCTACGGCGAGATGACCGCCGACGACGTCGTGTTCTCGCTGAAGCGCGCCGCCGACCCCAAATCCTCGTCGTTCGCGACCGACTACGCCGCCTTCGACACGATCGAGGCGGTCGATCCGTACACGGTGCGGATCACCCTCAAGCACCCGGTGCCGTCGCTGCTCGGCCTCGTGGCGAACTACCACGGCGGCAACGTGCTCAGCCGCAAGGCCGTCGAGGCGCTGGGCAACGACTTCCGCCTCAAGCCCGTCGGCACCGGGCCCTTCGCCTTCGCCGAGTACAAGCCGAACGAGAGCGTGCGGCTGACCGCCAACCCGGACTACTTCCGCGGCAAGCCGAAGCTCGGCGGCATCCTCTACCGGCTGATCCCGGCCGACGCCGCCCGCGACCTCGCCTTCACCTCGGGCGAGCTCGACGTCGTCTACGGCCGCCAGGACCAGCGCTGGGCCGAGCGCTTCGGCCGCGAGGCGGACGTCTCGGTCGACATCGTGCGGCCGGCCGAGCTCGCGCTGCTCCACCTCAACATCAGCCACAAGCCCCTCGACGACGTGCGGGTGCGCCGCGCCGTCGCCCACGCGATCAGCCAGGCGCAGATCGTCCAGTTCAAGGGCGCGAGCGTCACCGAGCCGGCGGTGTCGATCATCCCGAAGGGCTATCTCGGCACCGACGACAAGGCGCCGCTGCCGCCTTACGACCCCGCCAAGGCCAAGGCGCTGCTCGCCGAGGCCGGCCATCCGAACGGGATCAGCATCACGGCGGTCCAGACCAGCCTGCCGACCATGCTGACCGCGATGCAGATCGTGCAGGGCCAGCTCAAGAAGGCCGGGATCGAGCTGAAGCTCGACGTCGTCGATCACCAGACCTACCACGCCCAGATCCGCAAGGACCTGTCGGACGTCGTCTACTACGCCGCGGCGCGCTTCCCCGTCGCCGACACCTACCTGACCCAGTTCTTCGATTCGGCCTCGACGGTCGGCACGCCGACCGCCGTGACGAACTTCTCCCACTGCAACGCGGCGGATGCCGAGATCCGGGCGGCGCGGACCGAGCCCGACCCGGAGAAGCAGAAGGCCCTGTGGAAGGCGGCACAAGCCAAGATCATCGAGCAGGTCTGCGCCGTGCCGCTCTCGGAGGGCCTGCAGGTCTGGGCGCACAAGAAGACGGTCGATTACGGCTACGACTTCAAGGGCGCGATCCACCTCGGGCCGGTGATCACGGAAGCGACGGACAAGAAGTAA
- a CDS encoding SDR family NAD(P)-dependent oxidoreductase, which produces MLEPAGRVAMVSGASRGIGRAVAERLSRAGYRVSAGLRDPRRAAAEWHAVRYDAEATGSAEAWVAAAVERFGRIDVLVNAAGINPMANFLDSDETALDALFSVNVKAPMRAIRAAWPHLVASGAGRIVTIASLSGKRVRNDNTGYAMTKAALVSLTQAVRRQGWDHGIRATAFCPGFVDTDMTAHVTKQLRELMSRPEDVAAVIETLVRLPNTASVAELLLNCRYEDTL; this is translated from the coding sequence ATGCTTGAGCCGGCCGGCCGCGTCGCGATGGTGTCGGGCGCTTCGCGCGGGATCGGGCGAGCGGTGGCCGAACGGCTGTCCCGGGCCGGCTACCGCGTCAGCGCCGGCCTGCGCGATCCGCGCCGCGCAGCGGCGGAGTGGCACGCCGTCCGCTACGACGCCGAGGCGACCGGCAGCGCCGAGGCCTGGGTCGCGGCGGCGGTGGAGCGATTCGGCCGGATCGACGTGCTGGTCAACGCGGCCGGCATCAACCCGATGGCCAACTTCCTCGATTCCGACGAGACGGCGCTCGACGCGCTCTTCTCCGTCAACGTCAAGGCGCCGATGCGGGCGATCCGGGCGGCCTGGCCGCACCTCGTCGCCTCGGGAGCCGGACGGATCGTCACCATCGCGTCGCTCTCGGGAAAGCGGGTGCGCAACGACAATACCGGCTACGCGATGACGAAGGCCGCCCTGGTCAGCCTCACCCAGGCGGTGCGGCGCCAGGGGTGGGACCACGGCATCCGCGCCACCGCCTTCTGCCCCGGCTTCGTCGACACCGACATGACCGCTCACGTCACCAAGCAACTGCGGGAGCTGATGTCCCGGCCCGAGGACGTCGCCGCCGTGATCGAGACCCTGGTGCGGTTGCCCAACACCGCGAGCGTCGCCGAATTGCTGCTCAATTGCCGGTACGAGGACACCCTGTGA
- a CDS encoding (2Fe-2S)-binding protein has product MSGLFHRLATRAGAPVPFTIDGAPAEARAGDLLIAAILLHRRALRRFEFGPGDRAGYCLMGACQDCWVGLADGRRVRACTTLVEPGMAVVTGGADA; this is encoded by the coding sequence GTGAGCGGGCTGTTCCACCGCCTCGCGACCCGTGCGGGCGCACCCGTCCCCTTTACCATCGACGGGGCGCCGGCCGAGGCGCGGGCGGGCGACCTCCTGATCGCCGCGATCCTGCTGCACCGGCGCGCCTTGCGCCGGTTCGAGTTCGGCCCCGGCGACCGGGCCGGCTACTGCCTGATGGGCGCCTGCCAGGATTGCTGGGTCGGCTTGGCCGACGGCCGCCGCGTGCGGGCCTGCACCACCCTGGTCGAGCCCGGCATGGCGGTGGTCACGGGAGGCGCCGATGCCTGA